The window ACTGGATAGCAACTTGCTGATGGCTTCACAAAACCTCTCACTACAAGAAGGTTGAATGAGTTTAAGTACAATATAACCTTGGCAAAGTGCATACGGTTCAgattgagggggggtgttagaatAAATTGTATAGGGATAGGAGACTAGTTTGAATTGTAATCTATCTTCTATCCCTTCTTCTGTTATTCTCCATGTAACAATGAGAtcgatctctatctctctctctctctcgatcgatcgatcgatctccTCTTCCTTGTAAGCCATGACAAACCCTCAATGTATACAATGCGGCCCAGAcgaagggttctacgcttcccacAATATCTTACACATACTACCTCTGTTCCTAATACAAGCCctgttagagattccaatatggtctACATACGAATaggaagtaaaatgagtgaataaaATACATTTATGTACATCTGCatgtagtttgtattgaaatctATAAAAGGtcgtatatttagaaatggaggaagTATTACTCTGGTCAAGCCTTTATTGAATTTTCCATAGCACATCACAATATCATTCGCTTATTACTTGCTTGTGATTGGTACAACTACACACAACATGGTATGGTACGTGGTACTACAAACTAAGGAGATTATCCATAACAAACACACTGAGAAACCGATTACCGAACCTCGAGTCTGACGACTAAGGTCTTTGCAATTGAACACAACTACACAAGTCAGGTAAGATCACCGACTAATGGAGAGTTTGACCATCTCCATCCAGGATCGTGTCCTTGAAAGATCCACCACTTGGGATCATGGGTAGGACATGTTCCTGGTGTGGGACGATGACGTCCAGCAAGTACGGGCCTGGTGTCTCAAGCATCTCCTTGATGGCAGCACGAACTTCGCTCTTGTTTGCCACTCGGACCGCAGGGATACTGAAGCCTCTGGCAATTGTGATGAAGTCTGGGTAAATCACACTCCCCTTCTCCGGGTTGCCTAGGTAGGTGTGTGCTCGGTTGGCTTTGTAGAGTATGTCCTCCCACTGCACCACCATACCCAGATGCTGGTTGTTAAGAACCATGACCTTCACTTGGAGGTTCTCAATTCGGATCATTGCCAACTCTTGGATGTTCATGAGGAAGCTACCGTCTCCATCAATGTCGACCACAGTGACACCTGGGTTGGCCACTGCGGCACCAGCAGCTGCCGGCAACCCAAAGCCCATTGCCCCCAGCCCACCAGACGACAACCATTGTCTAGGCCTCCTATAGGTGTAATACTGAGCCGCCCACATCTGATGCTGCCCAACGCCGGTGGCAACGATTGCCTCCCCATTTGTCATCTCGTCCAGCACCTGGATAGCATATTGCGGTGGAATGGCTTCACCAAATGTTTGATAACCTAGGGGAAACTCAATTCTTTTCTGCTCCAACTCCGAGCACCAATCACGGTAGTCAAAATTCCTCTCCCCAATGCTCCCTTCTAGCAGAGCATTCATACCCTGCAAAGCAAGCTTGACATCTGCACAAATTGAGACGTGTGGCTGCTTGTTCTTCCCAATCTCCGCGGGGTCAATGTCAATGTGCACAATCTTGGCCCTGCTCGCAAAAGCCTCAATCCTCCCAGTCACGCGATCGTCGAACCGCACACCAAATGCAAGCAACAAGTCAGCCTTATCCACGGCGTAATTGGCATACACGGTCCCATGCATCCCAAGCATGCGCAGTGACAGCGGATGGTCGCTAGGAAAGTTACCGAGACCCATCAGAGTGGTTGCCACCGGGATGCCCGTGAGCTCAACAAAGCGGCGCAGCTCATCACCAGACGCAGAGCATCCGCCACCAACGTAGAGAACGGGTCTCCTGGCCTCGGCCGCAAGGTGGATGACTTGCTCGAGCAGGTCAGTGGCCGGCTGCTCGGGCAGGCGCGCAATGTACCTGTTGGGTAGCTGCATGGGCGTGCCCCAGGACGGCACAGCCATGTGCTGCTGGATGTCCTTGGGGATGTCGACCAGAACAGGCCCTGGACGTCCGGACGACGCGAGGAAGAAGGCCTCTTTGATGATGCGGGGGATGTCGTCCACGTCGAGAACCAGATAGTTGTGCTTGGTGATGGGGCGAGTGACTTCCACGACCGGCGTTTCCTGAAAGGCGCCCGTCCCGATCATGTACCGCGGGACCTGGCCGGTGATGGCGACGAATGGCACGTGTTAAACTAAGTATATAGTATATATACGTGTTGTAACATAATCTGTATTTATACGGTTCCCTCTTATAAATATATGACAGCCGTGCCCATCAAGGGCATCGAGCATTGTTCCAAACCCTAGTttgtctaacatggtatcagacgaCGCGTTCGATCCGCGCCGTGCTTCCgcctcctctgccgccgccgcgtcgcctgggctcgccaagGTGCCTCGGGGTCGCACCCGCCTGCCCCCCGATCGGCCGTGCCCCGATCGCCAGCGATCCAATCCGGCCCCGATGCATCAGGCGCTCCTGCATGGCCGGCCCGCGATGCGTCTGGCCGCCTCACGATTCGCATGGTGTAGCTGCATGGCCGCCTCGTGATCCATCTACTGCACTAGCGAATCCATCCGGCCCCAATACGTCTGGCGTCTTTGCATGGCCGTCTCGCGATTCCTCTGGCGCTCCTGCGCGACTGATCTACCCTGGGAATCAGCCCCCTGCTGTGTCGCCCTACATCGGGACTCAAGCGCATGCTGCGGCGCCGGCCTCCGCCCCCCTGGTGCTCCCGTTCAGGTCCCCTACGGCGGGTCGTATCCAGCACCGTACGTCGCGCCGTCACCATCGCCGTACGTCGCGCCAGTGCCGTATGCTTCGTCCTCTGCGGTGCCCTACGAGGCGCCGTACGGCGCGCCCTATGCGGCCTCTGTGCCGTATGTCGCGTCGCTGCAGCCCTACGGCGTACCTCCTACGGCGTCCTATGGTCATCACCAACACTACCGTGCGCCTCCGTCGGCCGATGCGCTGATTCCGTATAGTGCTCCTCCGATGCTCGACTCGCAGCTCTCCGCACCGGTGGCTGAACCAGGACCGTTCCACTTCGCTCATCTGGTGACGGTGAAGCTCTCTGCTGATAACTACCTCCTGTGGCGCGCTCAGGTGTTGCCACTGATGCGTAGTCACTACCTTGAGGGGTATGTCGACGGTACGCTGCCGTGTCCCCCGGCCATGGTTCTGGTGCCCTCGGCCGATGGTGGCtccgttgtcgtggttctaagtctgacagtagagtggggggtaggcatggagaggcaaggttctagctatggagaggttgtaaacacaagagatgtacgagttcaggcccttctcggaggaagtaaaagccctacgtctcggagcccggaggcggtcgagtggattatgtgtatatgagttacaggatgccgaacccttctgcctgtggaggggggtggcttatatagagtgcgccaggaccccagccagcccacgtaatgaagggtttaaggtgtattaagtctggggcgttacaggtaacgccccacataaagtgtctttaactatcataaagtctacttaactacaggccgttgcagtgcagagtgccttttgacctcccggtagtcgagtgagtcttcgtggtcgagtccttcaagtcagtcgagtgagtctctcgttggtcgactggaaggtgacctcttctaagggtgtccttaggcagggtacttagatcaggtctgtgaccctaccctaggtacatgaccccatcattagcccccgaatggattgaggctttgagtgatggaggagttgatgctgttaccgattaacctttgcacactggtcgtgcgttgttctgaatccagagaatctcttcgttgatagtgagcaacttgtcttcagtcgactcgatccattcttttctttcgtcgagtgatctttcgggcttcgtcgatttccgagcgacggatcgcagaaaatcccgcgcctgacagactgatctgccattcgcggattccgcgggatgcgaaatttggggaaacgcgcgaagccgagcggaccgcggcgttcggatgggacgggacatagacgcctcgattcccgcgccgctttcttcgccacgtatcccgcccgtgtaacagttccaggatatgattagatcgaccgggcccacctgtcatccactaggaaggaatcttataaatgcgcccggcgagggttttctttGAGCAGTGCCTCAGCATCCTCTCTCTGCCCTctccgtctccgcccaacgcgctcgctctcgcctccgcaccacttctcctcacgcgcctcgccggtagccatggtcaaggagaagacggcggcgctggagcgcgcgaagaaggcgtcggcgacgaagaaggcgaaggggagatccaccagccacggtgggtcttcgtctagatctcgcctgccgaaaggctgggtccagggagattggatccagtcgaccatcacggagaaggatctcctcgacatggccaatgagggcctgatcccccatggagctgcgaggctttcgGGGAAAGAGTggaagccccagccggaagagggtgagtgcgtgcttctggctacccatgtcgaccgcggattctctttaccgccgagcattttcttccgtggtttcttgaacttctttggagcgcaactccaccacttcaccccgaattctattgcctatcttgccgcgtttgtgtctatgtgtgagagttttctgggctgtcgaccgcattggggcttgttcaagcacatattcacatgtcgctctcaaaccgtgaagaaggcgagcccaggcgatgaaagaacccgagtggtccaaatgtgtggaggtctggggatccaggtgaggaacaagagcaccttcccagccatgacatttcccgagtcagtcagaggctggcagtcgacctggttctactgccaggatgagtcgacgccggggcagtcgagtggacttcctcaatttaccatggaccgagtgaacaagccctcctctctgaagttgattccggaggagaaagctgacgtgaagatgctgatggagcgcgtagttcagttggttcgggagggagtgacgggtatggatctcctggaggttttccttaggcgccgaatcccagcctcttcagttccggagccattgcatgtggttgtactgcgggactgaggatgtgactcgggtcaatccagaaataGTCGACGataccactctggaaaggtggatggccgctgttactgggaacaaagataaccctcgcggagccagaaggattcctccactcgactgccacagcgatccaaacaaggtatgcctgctccacttcccattgtgttCTCGTCATATTTAtctctgttttctctgccgatcggtcgaatgatctttgtcttgttgtccatcaggccctcactgaactgtactcaatgcccaacggagcgcaggctccgactgaggagggagaagcgagcgggggcgagagccaggaggaggagtgggactcggacgccgctgaggccgatgatgatgacgatgacgatgatgatgatgacgatgaggacgaggaagaggaggaggaggaggaggtcgcaccaccgcgctcggaaaggcggtcgaaacttgtccatgatcctgcgaccgaacgcggcgaaggggttgcgactgctacacagtcgaccaagcgccctcggaccacctctccggcgccgactgaaaaggcgtcgaagcagcccagggcggccccatcgaagccgaccaagcacctgccgaagatgaaggtgtccatccccaccatattagggtaatcatgttgcttaagtcttcttgttttgtgtgaactttgtctctagttggcgctggagttagtcgattgattctttggagttgcagtgctgctacttctgagacctcagcccgggctgatgaccatgagacggaggacgcagcaacctcaaaaccaggtactatactcttaacgccatttttagtcgactgactcatgatctctaactctgattcttttctgtagctccatccaatgttgttatcactctccctgatgatgatgaagatgaggaaccactgaagcacagaatgagaaggaaggcgtctgccagcagggcgacccaggatgtgacggtgcctgagactctggtcgcggcggaggagaacaccactcgacacaccgtgtccttcgcagatccactgacgagtgccccgcagccctccctcttcacgacgcaccacgtcccagaggaccaagctggcgcggcgaaggaggcgatacgccaggcaggaatcatgatggagcagttgaagaccatccgggatgcgagccaggaagcttacgacgccagttctgccctccaaagcaatgttcaggtcagtcgaccaccgtttgttctgctaggatatgctaccaaaaacttttcctttccagaatttataatagtcacccactgggtgtgtcgatttaaactccgtgttagcgggggcacgctgagtgcacccgctgggtgtagtccccaaggctaaggtcggctgctggcagtcggccttaggctttataatttcaatctttctgtcattcgactatggcgactggatttcgcaaactggtcgactggtcgactctgtcttcaacaggattagtgggggcacgctgagtgcacccactgggtgtagtccccaaggctaaggtcgactgctggcagtcggccttaggctttataatttcaatctttccgtcattcgactatgtcgactggatttcgcaaaccggtgggggcacgctgagtgcacccactgggtgtagtccccgagactgtggtcgactgcttgcagtcgattacagtcttaaagaatatatctctcttttttttgaggtcgactggtcgattctattttcaacaggattagtgggggcacactgagtgcacccactgggtgtagtccccgagactacggtcgaatgcttgaattcggctgtagtcttagaaatgcgtgatttttccttttccactcggaagtgaactatatttgacatttagtcgattggttcttcgcagaactcctgtgatcttgtggctcgctattcTGAGCTAGAAAATAAGcacgttcagctcgagctgaatttgaagctggttcaggagaaactgacgaaggcgaaggaggagaccgaaggtatgtttggtgagaccttgacgactgctttttcccttcatttgtttcaaaatctgatcttgctgtaacttgcaggtaaggtgagggaggcccaacggaagaaggaccttgaactagctgagaaggtcaagcttgttgacaagaagttagcttcagtcgccaagcttgagcaagaaaatgccaatctgaaagctgctctttggaagaaaaaagatctggaggccttcctgaatggtcttgccaagaagctgtttcttatgcttgaaggtaaatctctatggTCGGCACTCGTTTCCAAACGTGGTTtttttttcattcgaccattgtcttgactcggtgatcgtccttgcagaattttgtcaaaactttgaagaagaaactagccggctggaaccaaaccttgaccccgtcaattctccgataaccgacgaagttgccatgaatgttttccgactggagtcccgtgttgcagctgtcgtggactatcttgcaaggctgaaggtcgccacatctcgcatcgactcgacgctctggcccggggagacacttcagaacgacctcgagtcgctgatggctcgcttgaacacgatccctggtcgagtgcaggagtggaaaaaatcctcggctcggtgtggtgcagatgttgctctgtgtctggcccgagtccactgcaaagatgcgtgagaagacaagctggcggccctccgggtggccaacaccaaaaaACACGACttaaggtcctttatggaaactttccttgcggctgccactcggatcgcagacggaattgatcttgatgagtttgttgcaccttccagccctccacaggaggggtaaaaaacttcttctaagctcgacgctttaaattggcctcggtatgccgagtggaattgtaaccgataaaccttaatgggcttagcgcctgagcactttcggttcctttagatatcgattcgaacttgaatttggtgcttgaatatgattgcttttggctcgaaatgtcttttgcaggttcaaagcagggcgcctttactgcaatcgacttattccttagtccacttaggtgagcactgggctgcggctaagcctccgagtggaagtctggcttaccactcggtaggatttttataacttaggcgagtacttggactgcagctaagcccccgagtgagaggtttgctcttcacttggtaggattttgataacttaggcgagcactaggctgcagctaagcccccgagtgagaggtttgctcttcactcggaaggattttgataacttaggctagcactgggctgcagctaagcccccgagtgagaggtttgctcttcactcggtaggatttttataacttaggcgagcactgggctgcagctaagcccccgagtggaagtctggcttaccactcggtagNNNNNNNNNNNNNNNNNNNNNNNNNNNNNNNNNNNNNNNNNNNNNNNNNNNNNNNNNNNNNNNNNNNNNNNNNNNNNNNNNNNNNNNNNNNNNNNNNNNNNNNNNNNNNNNNNNNNNNNNNNNNNNNNNNNNNNNNNNNNNNNNNNNNNNNNNNNNNNNNNNNNNNNNNNNNNNNNNNNNNNNNNNNNNNtgctcttcactcggtaggatttcagtaacttaggcgagtacttggactgcagctaagcccccgagtgagaggtttgctcttcactcggtaggattttcataacttaggcgagtacttggactgcagctaagcccccgagtgagaggtttgctcttcactcggtaggatttttgataacttaggcgagtacttggactgcagctaagcccccgagtgagaggtttgctcttcactcggtaggattttcgataacttaggcgaaacgggttcgcagctaagcctccgagtgggagtctggctcaccactcggtaggatttttacaaacttaggcaaaacggatgcgCNNNNNNNNNNaacttaggcgagcacttggactgcagctaagcccctgagtgagaggtttgctcttcactcggtaggattttcataacttaggcgagtacttggactgcagctaagcctccgagtggaagtctggcttaccactcggtaggattttcataacttaggcgagtacttggactgcagctaagcctccgagtggaagtctggcttaccactcggtaggattttcataacttaggcgagtacttggactgcagctaagcccccgagtgagaggtttgctcttcactcggtaggatttctaataacttaggcgaaacggattcacagctaagcctccgagtgggagtctggctcaccacttggtaggatttttttacaaacttaggcgaaacggattcgcggctaaggcacccactgaggggaaattttattggaataaaaagtgacaaaatttatggaggaactatgacactattattttgaggtccatgaactacagaagtactttattgcaactcatccgagtgataaaacttaagtgtaaaatgggcggagtagatcCGCGTTCcacgctcggggctcgtcgatatcatgctcgacgttgtaaagacggtacgccccgttgtggagaactttggtgacgatgaagggtccttcccaagaaggagcaagcttgtgttgtttcttctgatccactcggagaactaaatctccttcttggaaggctcgacctctcacatttctggcgtggaaacgacgcaaatcttgttggtagatggtcgaccggatcagagccatctccctttcttcctctaaaaggtcgactgcgtcctgccgtgcttgttcagcttctgcttcgttgtagatttcaactcgaggagcattgtggagaagatcactcggcaagactgcttctgctccgtagaccaagaagaatggagttcttccggtcgaccgattaggtgtggtcctcagtctccaaagcaccgagggaagttcgtcgacccaagctccagctgcatgcttgagatcacgcatcagtcggggtttcagtcccttgagaatcaggccattggctctctctgcttgtccattcgactgcggatgagcgactgaagcgtagtcgactcgtgtgccttgagagttacagaaatctctgaattcctccgagtcaaagttcgacccattatccgtaatgatgctatgcgggactccatatctgaatattagttctctgatgaagctaacagcagcaccggcgtcaaggttcttgattggtttagcctcgatccacttggtgaacttgtcgactgccaccagtacatgcgtgaagccatttTGCCctattctcaaaggaccgaccatgtccaacccccatactacgaaaggccagacgagtgggatggtcttcagagccgatgcaggcttgtgcgacatattcgagtagaactgacatccctcgcacttatccactatctcctttgccatctcattcgcctttggccagtaaaatccggctcggtatgctttggccacgatggtccgagaggacgcatgatgaccacaggtccccgagtggatatcattgaggatgagtcgaccttcttctggtgttatgcacttctgaccaactccagtcgcgcattctctgtataattgtcctttgattatggtaaaggccttagatcgacggacgatctgtcgagcctcttcctcatcctccggaagctcttttctcaggatatacgcgatatatggaactgtccagtcgggaatgaccaccaagacctccatgatcaagtcgaccaccgctgggacttcaacctcagtcggatctgtggcactcttgggctgtggagcttcttcggtgaaaggatcttctttgactgacgaagtgtgtatatgctccaagaacacaccactcagaatggcttctctcttggaacctatctttgctagatcatcagctgcttgatttttcagtcggggtatatgatggagctccaacccctcgaacttc is drawn from Triticum dicoccoides isolate Atlit2015 ecotype Zavitan chromosome 6B, WEW_v2.0, whole genome shotgun sequence and contains these coding sequences:
- the LOC119325152 gene encoding acetolactate synthase 1, chloroplastic-like, with translation MEIHQELTRSPTIRTHLLRHEQGEAFAASGYARASGRPGVCIATSGPGATNLVTALADAYLDSVPFVAITGQVPRYMIGTGAFQETPVVEVTRPITKHNYLVLDVDDIPRIIKEAFFLASSGRPGPVLVDIPKDIQQHMAVPSWGTPMQLPNRYIARLPEQPATDLLEQVIHLAAEARRPVLYVGGGCSASGDELRRFVELTGIPVATTLMGLGNFPSDHPLSLRMLGMHGTVYANYAVDKADLLLAFGVRFDDRVTGRIEAFASRAKIVHIDIDPAEIGKNKQPHVSICADVKLALQGMNALLEGSIGERNFDYRDWCSELEQKRIEFPLGYQTFGEAIPPQYAIQVLDEMTNGEAIVATGVGQHQMWAAQYYTYRRPRQWLSSGGLGAMGFGLPAAAGAAVANPGVTVVDIDGDGSFLMNIQELAMIRIENLQVKVMVLNNQHLGMVVQWEDILYKANRAHTYLGNPEKGSVIYPDFITIARGFSIPAVRVANKSEVRAAIKEMLETPGPYLLDVIVPHQEHVLPMIPSGGSFKDTILDGDGQTLH